The DNA segment TTGACATTTTTTCGCGATAGTCAAGGAACTTAAGGATGACTAGTCTGGCATGGTTAGCGTTTTTTCCCCAATTCTATGGCATCTTTCTATGTTTGTCACAGAAACACCCAATCTGCTGTGAAACAAATCTTTTACTTTATTTTCAAGATCCTGAGAAGTTTCGTTGCTTGGTTCATCAAGGCCGTAAATCATCAAGTTATTTCTTCTACTACGATTTTCTAGGTCATCTAGTTCGTCAACAATGGAGGCTAGATCTGTTTTAACCGTAGATATTGTAGTCTCCATATCCTGGACCCGCTTAGTAACTACACTTACGTTGCTCAGTTGGCGCTCTAGACCAACAACACGATCAGTTAATGAACTGACTTGCTTGCCAATCTCTTTGTGAGACGCCTGTACATCTTGAATAGCTGCTTTTAAAGAATTTTGACTGGCAAGATGTTCCATCAGTGTTTCCTTCTCGGAAGGGCCAGGGTTGGACTTGTAGAGCCGGGTTGTACGAGACGGACACGTCTTTTCAGTAACAACGTCTAGTTTATTCTGCCCAACAAGAGCGAGGAAAGTAGAGCAAGTGCGCACACTGCACCGGAAGtggcgagagtgaaagagagaagaatgttcgtaaagagagaaagaaaagggagctCGCGGTCCGGCACCGAACCGAGGCGCCCCGCAGAGTTTTCACGACCGCGGGGGTGTGCGACGGTGGACGCGTCGCTACAGATTGCTCCCCCCTTAGAGAGGAAGCTGGTGCGACGAGCGATTTTCAGTTCGATCGTCATCCCAATGAACACGGCGCAGTGGTGGTGACGAGAGGCACGATGGAGAGGAGGAGCCGTTGTGTCCAGCGGAGGGAGGCACGGCGAGGTAATTAAGCGCGGGTGCCTCGCTGAACGCTGGCTTGAGTCGCTCAAGCGCGATTGTGTCGCGTGTCCCGTTCATGTCGACGACGAAGTTGGCAGGCCGGCGCTCCAACACACGGAAGGGGCCGAGGTAGTGTGGTTGAAGCGGGGCGCGCACAGGGCCGTACCGCACAAACACATGTGTCGCTGTTTGTAGGTCCTGAGCGATATACGCTGCACGTGGCTGGCTGCGTGTAGGCTGCGGACGAATGTGTCGAAAGACCTCGCGCAGCTGGTCGACGTATTCAGTGGCTGTTAGCTTGTTGGCGCTGCCACTTTCTTCGAAGAAATCGGCAGGCAGGCGAAGCGAAGTGCCGTAAACAAGCTCGGAAGTGGAACAGGAGAGGTCCTCTTTGAAAGAAGATCGAATTCCAAGAAGCGTGAGCGGGAGGCGGTCAACCCACTTGTCGGGGCAACTGTGCGCCGTGAGTGCTGCCTTGAGATGACGATGGAATCTCTCGACGaggccgtttgtttggggatggtatgaCGCTGTTCGTAGGCGTGAAATACCAAGAAGTTTCAGAAGCTCCGAAAAGAGGGACGATTCGAACTGGCG comes from the Rhipicephalus sanguineus isolate Rsan-2018 chromosome 6, BIME_Rsan_1.4, whole genome shotgun sequence genome and includes:
- the LOC119397197 gene encoding uncharacterized protein LOC119397197, coding for MNANIRDWVPSYHPQTNGLVERFHRHLKAALTAHSCPDKWVDRLPLTLLGIRSSFKEDLSCSTSELVYGTSLRLPADFFEESGSANKLTATEYVDQLREVFRHIRPQPTRSQPRAAYIAQDLQTATHVFVRYGPVRAPLQPHYLGPFRVLERRPANFVVDMNGTRDTIALERLKPAFSEAPALNYLAVPPSAGHNGSSSPSCLSSPPLRRVHWDDDRTENRSSHQLPL